A region of Alteromonadaceae bacterium 2753L.S.0a.02 DNA encodes the following proteins:
- a CDS encoding nicotinate-nucleotide pyrophosphorylase [carboxylating] codes for MNIKLEDIQPDIERAVRIALEEDVGDGDITAMLIDANKTDTAEIITREDCVICGIAWVNETFHQLGGLDTTEWHVNDGQFVKANTKLVTLSGNSRTLLTGERTALNFLQLLSGVASKAREYAKLVEGSNTKILDTRKTIPGLRTAQKYAVACGGCHNHRIGLFDAFLIKENHIAACGGIAKAVVKAKAIAPGKLVEVEAETIVELQQAMDAGVDVVMLDNFSDDMYSQLGALEKTAKFEVSGNVTLEQVTKLGELKVDYISTGDLTKNNRAIDFSMLLKIHIPNTNIQV; via the coding sequence ATGAATATAAAACTTGAAGACATTCAACCCGACATCGAACGCGCAGTGCGTATCGCACTTGAGGAGGACGTGGGAGATGGTGATATAACCGCCATGCTCATTGACGCCAACAAAACCGATACCGCCGAAATCATCACCCGCGAAGACTGTGTGATATGTGGTATTGCCTGGGTAAACGAAACATTCCACCAACTCGGTGGGTTGGACACCACAGAGTGGCACGTGAATGACGGGCAATTTGTGAAAGCCAATACTAAACTTGTTACCTTAAGCGGCAACAGCCGAACTCTGTTAACCGGTGAACGCACCGCATTAAACTTTTTGCAGTTGCTTTCCGGAGTAGCCAGCAAGGCGCGTGAATACGCAAAACTGGTAGAAGGCAGCAATACAAAAATATTGGATACCCGAAAAACCATACCGGGGCTAAGAACCGCTCAAAAATATGCGGTAGCTTGCGGTGGCTGTCACAATCATCGAATTGGACTTTTTGATGCTTTTTTAATTAAGGAAAATCATATAGCGGCGTGTGGCGGGATCGCCAAAGCTGTGGTAAAAGCCAAAGCAATTGCACCGGGTAAATTGGTGGAAGTAGAGGCGGAAACGATTGTAGAGTTGCAGCAGGCGATGGATGCTGGAGTGGATGTGGTGATGTTGGATAATTTTAGTGATGATATGTATTCGCAATTGGGTGCACTGGAAAAAACTGCTAAATTTGAAGTCTCTGGGAATGTGACGTTGGAGCAGGTAACAAAGCTCGGAGAGTTAAAAGTGGATTATATCTCCACAGGAGATTTGACGAAGAATAATCGGGCAATAGATTTTTCAATGCTCTTAAAAATTCATATCCCTAACACAAATATCCAAGTATAA
- a CDS encoding type IV pilus assembly protein PilA: MRRAAGFTLIELMIVVAIIGILAAVAMPAYQQYTIRAKVSEAVGAGTAIKTSMSEAFQTDNTAGLTAAAIAINLIPQADIQSKYVDDVSVVEGSPWTITVSIAATVANGIPTALHQTTLTFSPNVQGVTPVPMSTGAIDWACGTTTTVTATSRGLSNAAAGTLPAKYAPSECR, translated from the coding sequence ATGAGACGTGCTGCTGGCTTTACATTAATAGAATTGATGATCGTTGTAGCGATTATCGGAATATTAGCTGCTGTTGCCATGCCCGCGTATCAGCAATATACCATTCGCGCTAAGGTTTCGGAGGCGGTAGGTGCGGGGACTGCAATAAAAACCTCGATGAGTGAAGCGTTTCAAACGGATAATACTGCAGGCCTTACTGCTGCGGCTATCGCAATTAATTTAATTCCGCAAGCCGATATTCAATCGAAATATGTCGACGATGTATCAGTTGTAGAGGGTAGCCCATGGACTATTACAGTTTCGATCGCTGCGACAGTTGCAAATGGTATCCCTACCGCTCTTCATCAAACTACTCTTACTTTTTCACCCAACGTTCAAGGGGTAACACCTGTACCAATGTCGACCGGAGCCATAGATTGGGCTTGTGGAACTACTACTACTGTTACTGCGACAAGTAGAGGACTTAGTAACGCAGCTGCAGGGACTTTACCTGCTAAATATGCGCCATCGGAGTGTCGGTGA
- a CDS encoding type IV pilus assembly protein PilA has protein sequence MKKVQQGFTLIELMIVVAIIGILAAVALPAYQDYTIRAKVGEAILAGSAAKAMMSEAFQSDGITGMTAAAVGFNAQAAAELRSKYVDGVAIAEGTPWTITVSIAATAANGIPTTLNQNTLTYSPNVQGVVPVDTSVGAIDWACGSLTTATATARGLGNVTAGTLPAKYAPSECR, from the coding sequence ATGAAGAAGGTACAACAAGGTTTTACTCTCATTGAATTGATGATTGTGGTCGCGATTATCGGTATTTTGGCTGCGGTCGCATTACCGGCATATCAGGATTACACCATTCGAGCAAAGGTTGGTGAAGCGATTTTAGCGGGTTCCGCAGCTAAAGCTATGATGAGTGAGGCGTTTCAAAGTGATGGTATTACTGGTATGACAGCTGCCGCCGTTGGATTTAACGCCCAGGCTGCTGCCGAATTACGATCGAAGTACGTAGATGGCGTAGCTATTGCGGAAGGCACACCTTGGACTATCACGGTTTCCATAGCTGCTACTGCGGCTAACGGTATTCCTACAACGCTCAACCAAAATACTTTGACCTACTCGCCAAATGTGCAAGGGGTAGTTCCCGTAGATACATCCGTTGGAGCCATCGACTGGGCGTGTGGTAGTTTAACTACTGCAACAGCGACTGCTCGAGGTCTAGGTAACGTTACTGCGGGTACCTTACCTGCGAAGTACGCTCCTTCTGAGTGCCGTTAA
- a CDS encoding type IV pilus assembly protein PilB, with the protein MNNSYNLNGLAKRLVRDNLLSEEEAQKALAGAAKEKTPLALYLVNTSSISSRQIAESASDEFGTPLVDLSCLGDSNLVRGTVDSKLVQKHHALPLYKRGNRLFLALSDPTNLHALDEIKFNTGLNTEALLAEADKLSSAIEAFLNSEEEGLGDTLGGLDEDALDELDIEAVDEDKRGGADDTSEADEAPIVRFVNKVLLDAIKIGASDIHFEPYEKTYRVRFRTDGILKEMARPPVNLSTRLAARLKVMSQMDISERRVPQDGRIKMKLSKTRAIDFRVNTLPTLFGEKVVLRILDPSSAKLGIDALGYEDTQKKMYLDALAQPQGMILVTGPTGSGKTVSLYTGLNILNTTERNISTAEDPVEINLEGINQVNMNTRVGLTFAEALRSFLRQDPDIVMVGEIRDLETAEIAIKAAQTGHLVLSTLHTNSAPETLTRLLNMGVPTFNVATTVSLIIAQRLARRLCSACKKPADDIPDEILKEEGFDEIGVERNEITLFHPVGCDKCNEGYKGRVGVYEVVRITDEISRIIMEGGNSIQIADAARKSGFNDLRISALRKAAMGVTSLEEANRVTKD; encoded by the coding sequence ATGAATAACTCTTACAATCTAAATGGACTGGCTAAGCGGCTCGTGAGGGACAACCTCCTTAGCGAGGAAGAGGCTCAGAAGGCATTGGCTGGAGCCGCAAAAGAAAAAACGCCATTAGCCCTTTATTTAGTCAATACCAGCTCCATAAGTAGTCGTCAAATTGCAGAGTCCGCCTCAGATGAATTTGGCACACCGCTGGTCGATCTCTCGTGTCTGGGGGATAGTAACCTGGTTAGAGGGACCGTTGATTCGAAACTGGTTCAAAAACACCATGCTTTGCCATTATACAAGCGTGGAAATCGCTTATTTTTAGCACTCTCCGACCCCACGAACCTGCATGCGCTTGACGAGATAAAATTCAACACGGGCTTGAATACTGAAGCACTACTCGCCGAAGCAGACAAACTTAGTTCTGCTATCGAGGCCTTCCTTAACTCCGAAGAAGAAGGGCTGGGAGACACTCTAGGGGGATTAGACGAAGATGCGTTAGACGAACTGGACATAGAAGCTGTTGACGAAGACAAAAGGGGCGGAGCAGATGATACCTCAGAGGCAGATGAAGCCCCTATAGTACGCTTTGTAAACAAAGTTCTCCTTGACGCCATCAAAATAGGAGCTTCCGATATACATTTCGAGCCATACGAAAAGACTTACAGAGTCAGGTTTAGAACCGATGGCATACTGAAGGAAATGGCCCGCCCCCCGGTCAACCTCTCCACAAGGCTGGCAGCCCGTTTGAAAGTCATGTCTCAAATGGATATCTCTGAACGACGTGTACCGCAGGATGGCAGGATCAAAATGAAGCTGTCTAAAACACGCGCCATCGATTTTCGTGTTAATACATTACCAACACTGTTTGGTGAAAAAGTCGTTCTGCGTATTCTCGATCCATCGAGTGCAAAACTGGGTATTGACGCTCTTGGCTATGAAGATACCCAGAAGAAAATGTATTTGGATGCCCTTGCTCAGCCGCAAGGTATGATATTGGTCACCGGGCCAACAGGCTCTGGTAAAACAGTCTCTCTCTATACAGGATTAAACATTCTCAATACGACTGAGCGAAACATTTCAACGGCAGAGGACCCTGTTGAAATTAATCTTGAAGGCATTAATCAAGTAAATATGAACACCCGAGTCGGGCTTACATTCGCCGAAGCGCTACGGTCGTTTCTGCGACAAGATCCGGATATCGTAATGGTTGGAGAAATCCGTGATTTGGAAACCGCCGAAATCGCGATCAAAGCCGCTCAAACAGGACACTTGGTTCTATCGACTTTACATACTAACAGCGCCCCGGAGACACTTACTCGCTTATTGAACATGGGAGTGCCTACCTTTAACGTTGCTACCACTGTTAGCTTGATCATCGCCCAACGCTTGGCCCGAAGACTGTGTTCTGCATGTAAAAAACCCGCCGACGACATCCCAGATGAAATTCTTAAAGAAGAAGGTTTTGATGAAATCGGGGTCGAAAGAAATGAAATTACTCTTTTTCATCCGGTGGGGTGTGACAAGTGTAACGAAGGTTACAAGGGCAGAGTTGGTGTTTATGAAGTAGTTCGTATTACCGATGAAATATCCCGCATTATCATGGAGGGGGGCAATTCTATCCAAATTGCCGACGCGGCCAGAAAATCCGGATTCAACGACTTAAGAATTTCTGCCTTGAGAAAGGCGGCTATGGGCGTGACCAGCCTTGAAGAAGCAAACCGAGTAACCAAGGATTAA
- a CDS encoding type IV pilus assembly protein PilC produces the protein MATASSELFIYKGVDKRGNKISGEVTSQSSSMAKAQLLKQGIRANAVRRKPKPMFGGGKKKIKPMDIALFTRQMATMMKAGVPLVQSFDIVAGGAENKSLAELITGIKEDVAAGGGFAASLRKQPKYFDDLFCNLVESGEQSGALETMLDRIATYKEKTEQLKAKIKKAMTYPIAVIVVAIVVTGILLVKVVPQFAETFSSFGADLPAFTMFVLHLSELAQAYWYIVLGSLIAFFVSFGKLKEKSKTFRELVDKYSLKIPIVGNIIYQSIIARFARTLSTTFAAGVPLIDALQSVAGAAGNSIYEKAVLRVRDEVSAGTQLNVAINNTKVFPAMLIQMATIGEESGALDEMLDKVANYYEEAVDNLVDSLTSLLEPMIMAILGILVGGLMIAMYLPIFQIGQVI, from the coding sequence ATGGCAACTGCAAGCTCCGAGCTTTTTATTTACAAAGGAGTCGATAAACGAGGGAACAAAATTAGTGGTGAAGTGACCAGCCAAAGTAGCTCTATGGCCAAAGCACAACTGCTAAAACAGGGGATTCGTGCCAACGCTGTCAGACGTAAACCAAAGCCGATGTTTGGTGGTGGCAAGAAAAAAATCAAACCAATGGACATCGCCTTATTCACGCGTCAAATGGCCACTATGATGAAAGCGGGTGTTCCCCTCGTGCAAAGCTTCGACATAGTAGCTGGGGGCGCCGAAAACAAATCACTTGCGGAACTCATAACGGGAATTAAGGAAGATGTTGCTGCAGGCGGAGGGTTTGCGGCTTCGTTGCGTAAACAGCCAAAATATTTCGATGATCTATTTTGTAACTTGGTCGAATCTGGAGAACAATCGGGTGCACTTGAAACCATGCTTGATAGGATCGCAACCTACAAGGAAAAAACAGAACAATTAAAAGCTAAAATTAAAAAGGCTATGACCTATCCAATTGCGGTGATTGTTGTCGCAATTGTAGTAACCGGTATATTGTTGGTTAAAGTGGTTCCACAATTCGCGGAAACTTTTAGTAGTTTTGGTGCAGACTTACCCGCATTCACGATGTTTGTTTTGCATCTATCAGAATTGGCACAAGCGTATTGGTACATTGTTTTAGGATCATTGATAGCCTTCTTTGTATCGTTCGGAAAGCTCAAAGAAAAAAGCAAAACCTTTCGAGAGCTAGTCGATAAATACAGCTTAAAAATTCCAATTGTTGGAAATATTATTTATCAGTCAATTATTGCGCGATTCGCAAGAACCCTATCAACAACGTTCGCGGCCGGTGTTCCTCTTATTGACGCGCTTCAGTCAGTCGCTGGTGCTGCCGGTAATTCAATTTATGAAAAGGCAGTGCTTCGTGTGAGAGATGAGGTATCTGCGGGTACTCAGCTCAACGTGGCTATAAACAACACAAAAGTCTTCCCTGCCATGCTTATACAAATGGCCACCATCGGCGAAGAGTCTGGTGCACTCGATGAGATGCTGGACAAAGTTGCCAACTATTACGAAGAAGCCGTAGACAACCTCGTAGATAGTCTGACCTCACTTTTGGAGCCAATGATTATGGCTATATTGGGTATTTTAGTGGGCGGTTTAATGATCGCCATGTACCTCCCCATCTTCCAAATTGGTCAGGTTATATAA
- a CDS encoding leader peptidase (prepilin peptidase)/N-methyltransferase produces the protein MSSPSILLGVVLFILAFGLIVGSFLNVVIYRLPVSMLKNWKKECLEFLENNKDKDTDEGSFNIAFPASHCPKCKAKVKPWQNIPVISYLLLKGRCASCGCNISLRYPIIEIVTGALTVFCIFQFGLTAQGGLALVLTWALISLTMIDIDHQLLPDNITLPLLWLGLIANAVNSFTDLHSALYGAVFGYLTLWSVYWLFKIVTGKEGMGFGDFKLLAALGAWMGWQMLPLIIILSSFVGAVIGIGGIIIQGRDKNVPIPFGPYLAIAGWIAFFWGDAISSAYLQFAKVG, from the coding sequence ATGTCCTCGCCCAGCATATTGCTGGGCGTTGTTTTGTTTATCCTTGCATTCGGCTTGATTGTCGGCAGCTTCCTCAACGTCGTAATCTACCGCCTCCCCGTCTCCATGCTAAAAAACTGGAAAAAGGAATGCCTGGAGTTTCTGGAGAACAACAAAGACAAGGACACCGACGAAGGTTCCTTCAACATCGCCTTCCCCGCTTCCCACTGCCCAAAATGTAAAGCCAAGGTTAAACCCTGGCAGAACATCCCTGTTATAAGCTACTTGTTACTAAAAGGGCGCTGTGCGAGTTGTGGTTGTAATATTTCGCTGCGTTATCCCATCATTGAAATTGTCACTGGCGCGCTCACGGTATTTTGTATTTTTCAATTTGGATTAACGGCTCAGGGCGGCCTGGCACTGGTGCTTACATGGGCGTTAATTTCATTGACCATGATCGACATCGATCATCAATTATTACCCGATAACATAACTCTCCCGCTGCTGTGGTTAGGTTTGATTGCCAATGCCGTTAACAGTTTCACCGATCTCCACAGTGCACTTTACGGCGCGGTATTTGGCTACCTCACTCTCTGGTCGGTTTATTGGTTGTTTAAGATTGTCACTGGCAAAGAAGGCATGGGTTTTGGCGATTTTAAATTACTCGCCGCACTGGGTGCCTGGATGGGCTGGCAGATGCTGCCCTTGATCATTATCCTCTCGTCGTTTGTCGGTGCGGTGATTGGGATTGGCGGCATAATAATTCAGGGGCGCGATAAAAACGTGCCCATCCCCTTCGGCCCTTATCTCGCCATCGCAGGATGGATCGCGTTCTTCTGGGGGGATGCGATTAGCAGTGCCTATTTGCAGTTTGCTAAGGTTGGTTGA
- a CDS encoding dephospho-CoA kinase produces the protein MFIVGLTGGIGSGKTTVSDHFQALGIAVVDADRVAREIVEPGSDCLQKIHKKFGDAILLQDGSLNRSVLRTTIFENASDRVWLEQLTHPLIRDIILKRLKQARSPYAVLSAPLLLESEAYTVDRVLVVDLPETLQLERAVTRDSASRAHIEKIIASQLSREARLKQADDIVDNSQSLEHTLAQVDQLHQYYLQLSQKT, from the coding sequence ATGTTTATTGTTGGTTTAACTGGGGGTATTGGGAGCGGCAAAACCACTGTATCAGATCATTTTCAGGCCCTGGGTATAGCGGTAGTTGATGCCGATAGAGTTGCCCGTGAAATTGTTGAACCTGGCTCTGACTGTTTGCAGAAGATTCATAAAAAATTTGGGGATGCGATTTTGTTGCAAGACGGTTCTTTAAACCGCTCAGTCTTGCGTACCACCATATTCGAAAATGCCAGTGACCGTGTCTGGCTAGAGCAATTAACCCACCCGCTTATTCGAGATATTATTCTGAAGCGTCTCAAGCAGGCGCGGAGCCCTTACGCGGTGCTATCTGCGCCCCTGCTCCTCGAATCGGAAGCCTATACGGTAGATCGGGTGTTAGTAGTTGACTTGCCAGAGACACTGCAGCTCGAGCGCGCTGTAACGCGCGACAGCGCCTCGAGAGCACATATTGAGAAAATTATCGCCAGCCAACTCAGTCGCGAAGCTCGCTTGAAACAGGCCGATGATATTGTGGATAATTCACAATCGCTGGAGCACACCCTCGCTCAAGTGGATCAATTGCATCAATACTACTTACAACTTTCCCAAAAAACCTGA